One window of the Acaryochloris sp. CCMEE 5410 genome contains the following:
- a CDS encoding single-stranded DNA-binding protein: MSLNVVSLVGRAGMDPDVKYFESGSVVCNVTLAVNRRSRDDQPDWFSLEIWGKTAEIAASYVRKGSLIGVSGALKFDCWQDRNTGANRSRPVIRVDRLDLLGSKRDSDPNAVNTYEDEF; the protein is encoded by the coding sequence ATGAGTTTAAATGTAGTAAGCCTAGTGGGTCGTGCAGGCATGGACCCAGACGTTAAATATTTTGAGTCTGGCAGCGTCGTTTGCAATGTCACCCTAGCCGTCAATCGCCGCTCTCGGGATGATCAGCCCGACTGGTTTAGTTTAGAAATTTGGGGCAAAACAGCAGAGATTGCTGCCAGTTATGTCCGCAAAGGCAGTTTGATTGGAGTCTCTGGAGCGCTCAAGTTCGACTGTTGGCAGGATCGCAACACGGGTGCCAATCGCTCCCGCCCCGTCATTCGTGTTGATCGGTTGGATTTATTGGGATCAAAACGGGATAGTGACCCCAACGCCGTCAATACCTATGAAGATGAATTTTAA
- a CDS encoding AI-2E family transporter yields MSLGKWIGLVVFLVSLYILWEIRQVLLLGFTAVVLASALNGLVRQLTKRGLSRGLAVASAIFSIVGVACLIGLLVIPPFVTQAQELLDRVPDSLTRIEELINEAQETGLAFGMPSAGIEIPVDSLIDNLREKIPTFAESVVNNFFALFSNSLLVALNILLILVLTIMFLVDPDQYRRIFIRLFPSFYRRRVDYILGLCDAALDNWIVGILFNMTVIAVFSGLGLWVLGVDLVLANALIAGLLEAIPNIGPTLSLMPPMAIALLDAPWKAVAVLILYILIQQLEQYLLVPAVMAKQLSLAPAVTLLSQIVFAIFFGFLGLLLALPLMVIGQIWVKEVLVKDILDRWGEDERSDPYPTFAPDIVALADGPTQLSTDLPTVTPDEEESS; encoded by the coding sequence TTGAGTCTAGGGAAATGGATTGGCTTAGTTGTCTTCTTGGTTTCTCTCTACATTTTGTGGGAAATTCGCCAAGTCTTGCTGTTAGGATTTACGGCGGTCGTACTCGCCTCTGCCCTCAATGGCCTGGTTCGCCAACTGACGAAGCGGGGCCTGAGTCGCGGACTAGCCGTTGCCTCAGCCATCTTTTCCATTGTGGGTGTGGCCTGTTTGATCGGACTCTTGGTGATCCCGCCTTTTGTCACTCAAGCCCAAGAGTTGCTGGATCGCGTGCCCGATAGTTTGACTCGCATTGAAGAACTCATCAATGAAGCTCAAGAAACTGGCTTAGCCTTTGGCATGCCCAGCGCTGGTATCGAAATTCCGGTTGATTCCCTGATCGACAACCTGCGAGAAAAGATTCCTACGTTTGCCGAAAGCGTCGTTAATAACTTTTTTGCCTTATTTTCCAACTCCCTTTTGGTGGCCCTGAATATCCTCCTGATTCTGGTGCTAACCATTATGTTCTTGGTCGATCCCGACCAATATCGCCGCATTTTTATTCGCCTGTTTCCGTCCTTTTATCGGCGACGAGTCGATTACATCTTGGGGTTATGTGATGCTGCCCTAGATAACTGGATTGTGGGCATTTTGTTCAATATGACGGTGATTGCCGTCTTTAGCGGCTTGGGACTGTGGGTGTTAGGGGTTGATCTGGTACTTGCCAATGCCTTGATTGCTGGTCTGCTAGAAGCCATTCCCAACATAGGCCCGACCCTTAGCTTGATGCCTCCCATGGCTATTGCTCTGCTGGATGCGCCCTGGAAAGCCGTTGCCGTGCTGATCCTGTACATTCTGATTCAGCAGTTAGAGCAGTATTTGTTAGTGCCTGCTGTGATGGCCAAACAGCTCTCTCTGGCCCCCGCTGTTACCTTACTCTCGCAAATTGTGTTCGCCATTTTCTTTGGCTTTTTGGGACTTCTGTTAGCCCTACCACTGATGGTAATCGGCCAAATTTGGGTGAAAGAAGTGCTGGTCAAAGATATTTTGGATCGCTGGGGCGAAGACGAGCGCTCCGATCCTTATCCCACCTTTGCGCCAGATATCGTTGCCTTAGCCGATGGCCCTACTCAATTGTCCACTGATTTACCAACTGTAACGCCGGATGAGGAAGAATCCAGCTAG
- the glyQ gene encoding glycine--tRNA ligase subunit alpha has translation MNFQSVIAKLHEFWSDRGCLIVQPYDIEKGAGTKSPHTFLRSLGPEPWAVAYVEPCRRPADGRYGENPNRYQYYYQYQVLVKPSPDDIQDIYLDSLRVLGIQPEDHDIRFVEDNWEDAAVGAWGVGWEVWLDGMEVTQFTYFQQCGGLDCRPVSIELTYGLERLTMYLQETDAIAKIDWNGTLTYGDVHLQGEIEQSTYNFEASNPELLFQLFSLYEQEALQLIEKKLVLPGLDYVLKCSHTFNLLDARGVISVTERTRYISRIRQMARQVAQLYLQQREELGFPLLKTQSVS, from the coding sequence GTGAATTTTCAATCCGTTATTGCCAAACTCCACGAATTTTGGAGCGATCGCGGTTGTCTAATTGTTCAGCCCTATGACATTGAAAAAGGGGCAGGCACCAAAAGCCCCCATACCTTTTTGAGATCCCTAGGGCCAGAACCTTGGGCCGTAGCCTACGTCGAACCCTGCCGTCGCCCCGCTGATGGTCGCTACGGCGAAAACCCTAATCGATATCAGTATTACTATCAATACCAAGTCTTGGTCAAACCCTCCCCCGATGATATCCAAGACATTTATCTCGACTCTCTACGCGTCCTTGGCATTCAGCCTGAAGATCATGATATTCGCTTCGTCGAAGACAATTGGGAAGATGCCGCTGTGGGCGCATGGGGCGTCGGCTGGGAAGTATGGCTAGACGGCATGGAAGTCACTCAGTTTACCTACTTTCAACAGTGCGGTGGTTTAGATTGCCGCCCCGTCTCCATCGAACTCACCTATGGTCTAGAACGATTGACCATGTACCTCCAGGAAACCGATGCCATCGCCAAAATCGACTGGAATGGTACCCTCACCTATGGTGATGTTCATCTGCAAGGGGAAATTGAGCAATCTACCTATAATTTCGAAGCCTCTAACCCCGAACTGCTGTTTCAGCTCTTTAGTTTGTACGAGCAAGAAGCCCTGCAACTGATCGAGAAAAAACTGGTCTTACCTGGGTTAGACTATGTGCTCAAATGCTCCCACACCTTTAACCTCTTAGATGCTAGAGGCGTTATTTCGGTGACCGAGCGGACTCGCTATATTAGCCGTATTCGCCAAATGGCCCGCCAAGTGGCCCAACTCTATCTCCAGCAACGTGAAGAATTAGGATTCCCTTTACTGAAAACGCAATCCGTCTCCTAA
- a CDS encoding NYN domain-containing protein, translating to MAAFSEQPILLVDGYNILGVWSQHQNGHAPAEIFENIQELETARLHLADALASYSAFQGYQAQLVFDAQNRQEKGVCEPFTDSLDLYYTDYGQTADTYIEMYCAKARARQSRLIVATSDRAQQLTVMGYGAEWMSALQLVKEMATTTTKIRSKQNTKKRSPSRLLAHSLDPEAKRKLEQLRWS from the coding sequence ATGGCGGCGTTCTCTGAGCAACCGATCTTATTAGTAGACGGTTACAACATCCTTGGTGTTTGGTCACAGCACCAGAATGGTCATGCCCCTGCTGAGATCTTTGAAAATATCCAAGAACTAGAGACAGCCAGACTTCATCTTGCAGATGCCCTTGCCAGCTACAGTGCGTTTCAAGGATATCAGGCCCAGCTAGTTTTTGATGCCCAGAATCGACAAGAGAAAGGCGTCTGCGAGCCCTTTACGGATTCTCTGGATCTCTACTACACCGACTATGGCCAAACTGCGGATACCTACATTGAGATGTACTGTGCCAAAGCTCGTGCTCGACAGTCTCGACTGATTGTAGCAACATCTGATCGCGCCCAACAGCTGACGGTGATGGGCTATGGTGCGGAGTGGATGTCAGCTCTTCAACTGGTTAAAGAAATGGCAACCACGACTACCAAAATTCGCTCTAAGCAAAATACGAAGAAACGGTCGCCCAGCCGTTTATTGGCCCACTCGCTCGATCCAGAAGCCAAACGTAAATTAGAACAATTGCGCTGGAGTTGA
- a CDS encoding transcriptional repressor — MKSHLTRSQNTVLKLLKKLNREISAQELYLELRKAQLTLGLATVYRALDTLKLSGIVQARLLSNGETLYTAAQQDRHHVTCLQCGVSIPIQEEECPVHELEDQLKQSSKFEIFYHTLEFFGLCTPCQLEQSHSKS, encoded by the coding sequence ATGAAATCGCACCTTACTCGTAGTCAAAATACCGTTCTCAAACTTTTAAAGAAGTTGAATCGAGAGATTTCAGCTCAAGAACTTTATCTTGAGTTGCGCAAAGCCCAACTAACCTTGGGGCTAGCCACGGTTTATCGAGCATTAGATACTCTCAAGCTCAGCGGTATCGTCCAAGCAAGGCTACTGAGCAATGGTGAAACCCTTTATACCGCTGCTCAACAAGATAGACACCATGTTACTTGTCTACAATGCGGTGTTTCAATTCCCATCCAGGAAGAAGAATGTCCCGTTCATGAATTGGAAGATCAGCTCAAACAATCCTCAAAGTTCGAAATTTTCTACCATACACTAGAGTTTTTCGGCCTTTGCACGCCATGCCAACTCGAACAGTCGCACTCTAAGTCTTAG
- a CDS encoding helix-turn-helix domain-containing protein: MTRSKLSDSDKQTITQLFRESEETIAQLATRFGVSSSTIRRIIKNQLPDQEYDALIATKQEKRGPKSSRKQTAVPKAEVSEEPKPVKVIDAPVRPAPIKKRKRIEEPAVAAKDETPSLAVAQLDDQEDLAEIIAEIEHDLHDLPADDAEEDSEIDDFDSDDSEDSDLEDGTDADDGLGMNLEAVELIQVLPFSEAKFPKTCYLVVDRSSELITRPLQAFGELGTIPEQEVDAKTLPIFDNHRIARRFSHRTQRIVKVPNSNVLKKTCPQLLAKGITRLLINGHVYSL; the protein is encoded by the coding sequence ATGACGCGTAGCAAGCTCTCAGATTCCGATAAGCAAACGATTACTCAACTCTTCCGAGAGTCTGAAGAGACCATTGCCCAACTGGCAACTCGCTTTGGGGTCAGTAGTTCAACGATTCGACGCATTATTAAAAATCAACTGCCGGATCAAGAATATGATGCCCTCATTGCCACTAAGCAAGAGAAGCGCGGCCCTAAATCTTCCCGCAAGCAGACGGCCGTCCCTAAGGCGGAAGTATCGGAAGAACCGAAGCCTGTGAAAGTCATTGATGCGCCAGTTCGACCGGCGCCGATCAAAAAACGTAAACGGATCGAGGAACCCGCTGTTGCGGCAAAAGACGAAACACCGTCGCTGGCGGTTGCCCAACTAGATGACCAGGAAGATTTAGCCGAAATCATTGCTGAAATTGAGCATGATTTGCATGATCTACCAGCAGATGATGCAGAGGAAGATAGCGAGATCGATGATTTTGACTCAGATGATTCTGAAGATTCTGATCTAGAAGATGGTACAGATGCGGATGATGGGTTGGGGATGAACCTAGAAGCCGTTGAATTAATTCAAGTGTTACCCTTCTCGGAAGCTAAGTTTCCCAAGACCTGTTATTTGGTGGTAGATCGGTCGTCAGAATTGATCACGCGTCCTCTACAAGCTTTTGGAGAATTAGGCACGATTCCAGAACAGGAAGTGGATGCCAAAACCTTACCCATTTTTGACAATCATCGGATTGCCCGCCGTTTTTCCCATCGCACCCAAAGAATTGTGAAAGTTCCCAATAGTAATGTCTTGAAAAAGACTTGCCCTCAATTACTAGCCAAAGGAATCACGCGATTGCTGATCAATGGTCATGTTTATTCTCTATGA
- a CDS encoding sugar phosphate nucleotidyltransferase: MKAMILAAGKGTRVRPITFTIPKPMIPIMQKPVMEFLVELLRQHGFDEIMVNVSHLADEIENYFRDGQRFGVDIAYSFEGRIEDGNLIGDAVGSAGGMRRIQDFSPFFDDTFIVLCGDALIDLDLTAAVEWHRQKGSIATIVMKTVDPNDVSSYGVVVTDEDGQVKSFQEKPSVDEALSNTINTGIYIFEPEVLDLIPSGQEFDIGGDLFPKLVSMNMPFYGIAMDFQWVDIGKVPDYWHAIRSVLMGDVKNVAIPGHEVKPGVYTGLNVDIDWDKVDIQGPVYIGGMTRIDEGVKIIGPTMIGPNCHICTGATVDNSVIFEYSRLGSEVRLVDKLVFGRYCVDKTGASLDVRAASLDWLITDARQDAQVPSPMVG; this comes from the coding sequence ATGAAAGCGATGATTTTGGCGGCTGGTAAAGGTACCCGCGTTCGCCCAATAACATTTACTATCCCTAAGCCCATGATTCCGATCATGCAGAAGCCTGTCATGGAGTTCTTGGTGGAGCTACTTCGTCAGCATGGCTTTGATGAAATTATGGTGAATGTCAGTCATTTAGCCGACGAGATTGAGAACTACTTTAGAGATGGGCAACGGTTTGGCGTTGATATTGCTTATTCCTTTGAAGGCCGGATTGAAGATGGCAATTTGATTGGAGATGCCGTCGGATCTGCTGGTGGTATGCGTCGCATTCAAGATTTTTCGCCCTTCTTTGACGACACGTTTATTGTCTTATGTGGAGATGCTCTGATTGACCTGGACCTGACGGCAGCGGTGGAATGGCATCGGCAAAAAGGCTCGATTGCTACTATCGTCATGAAAACCGTCGATCCGAATGATGTCTCTAGCTATGGTGTCGTCGTGACGGATGAGGATGGGCAAGTCAAGTCGTTTCAGGAGAAACCCAGTGTAGATGAAGCCCTCAGCAACACCATCAACACGGGTATCTATATTTTTGAACCAGAAGTTCTTGATCTGATCCCTTCGGGGCAAGAGTTTGATATTGGGGGGGATCTCTTTCCCAAGCTGGTGTCGATGAATATGCCGTTTTATGGCATTGCGATGGATTTCCAATGGGTAGATATTGGTAAAGTGCCGGATTATTGGCATGCCATTCGTAGTGTGTTGATGGGGGATGTCAAAAATGTGGCGATTCCAGGCCATGAAGTGAAGCCTGGTGTCTATACGGGGCTGAATGTGGATATTGACTGGGATAAGGTTGATATTCAAGGTCCTGTTTATATTGGCGGCATGACGCGCATTGATGAAGGGGTTAAGATTATCGGCCCTACGATGATTGGTCCTAACTGCCATATTTGTACGGGGGCAACGGTGGATAACAGCGTTATTTTTGAATATTCACGCTTGGGGTCAGAAGTGCGCCTTGTCGATAAGCTGGTGTTTGGACGCTATTGTGTGGATAAAACCGGCGCTTCGTTAGATGTTCGAGCTGCATCTTTGGATTGGCTGATTACCGATGCTCGTCAAGATGCTCAGGTTCCGTCACCGATGGTAGGCTAA
- a CDS encoding oligosaccharide flippase family protein — MDRNKGDPCIASIQPQSMASLKKLVIRGTLWTLIGYGGSQGLRFGGNLILTRLLYPELFGLMALTNIFIIGLQLFSDLGTGWSVVQNKRGDDPVFLNTAWTVDVIRGFILWFGCLVIAWPIATLYKHPELLWLIPIVGITTIFSGFESTAVAQLERNLDVQKQVVFELTTQAVGIIIMIVWAAIAPSIWALVMGGLASAGLKMVWSHFLFPGSSNQFAWDKAALKDLLNLGRWIFLNTALTFLAEQADRLMLGDLFSLRLLGIYGIAFTLSDMPYKVVMSISNKVIFPAISKSIDEPRDILFPKILKSRRPFLFASIFLVVVLAGFGDLLITTLYDTRYLDASWMLPILALGIWPRLLSQTNESYLFAIGKFQYTTCGNILRLSCTVMGIWIGFRYFGNAGAIMGVALNDFFYYLSVNYGLLREGLNGMMQDLLATFLLLGCLSLIIAVRLHFNLDLPIHSLFSQPA, encoded by the coding sequence ATGGACAGGAACAAGGGCGACCCATGTATTGCCTCCATTCAACCCCAATCTATGGCATCCCTCAAAAAGTTGGTTATTCGTGGCACCCTGTGGACTCTGATCGGGTATGGCGGCAGTCAAGGTCTGCGATTCGGTGGCAATCTTATTTTGACTCGACTTCTATACCCAGAACTATTCGGGTTGATGGCTCTCACCAATATTTTTATTATTGGCCTCCAACTCTTTTCAGATCTGGGAACCGGCTGGAGTGTGGTCCAAAATAAGCGGGGCGACGATCCGGTCTTTCTCAATACAGCCTGGACCGTTGATGTTATTCGTGGGTTCATTCTCTGGTTCGGCTGCTTAGTGATTGCCTGGCCCATTGCCACCCTATACAAACATCCAGAATTGCTATGGCTGATTCCCATTGTCGGCATCACCACCATTTTCTCCGGCTTTGAATCGACTGCAGTTGCTCAGCTCGAACGGAATCTTGATGTCCAGAAACAAGTGGTATTTGAACTCACAACCCAAGCCGTCGGCATCATCATCATGATTGTGTGGGCAGCCATTGCCCCGAGTATTTGGGCGCTCGTGATGGGGGGACTGGCCTCTGCAGGTCTGAAAATGGTTTGGAGTCACTTTCTTTTCCCTGGCTCCAGCAACCAATTTGCCTGGGACAAAGCAGCTCTTAAAGATCTGCTCAACTTGGGTCGATGGATATTTCTCAATACAGCCCTCACGTTTCTAGCTGAGCAAGCTGACCGATTGATGCTGGGTGATCTATTTTCCCTACGATTATTAGGTATTTACGGAATTGCATTCACCCTTAGCGATATGCCCTATAAGGTGGTGATGAGCATCAGCAATAAAGTAATTTTTCCCGCCATCAGTAAAAGTATTGATGAACCCCGGGACATTCTATTTCCCAAGATCCTTAAGAGTCGACGTCCTTTTCTATTCGCCTCTATTTTTTTAGTGGTGGTTTTAGCAGGGTTTGGGGATCTGCTGATTACGACCCTCTATGACACGCGCTATCTTGATGCTTCCTGGATGCTTCCTATCCTAGCTTTAGGGATTTGGCCTCGTCTGCTCTCCCAAACCAATGAATCCTACTTATTCGCCATCGGCAAATTTCAATACACCACCTGCGGCAACATCTTGCGTCTTTCCTGCACTGTTATGGGTATCTGGATTGGCTTTCGGTATTTTGGCAATGCAGGGGCAATTATGGGAGTGGCCCTAAATGATTTTTTTTACTATCTTTCTGTCAATTACGGTCTACTGAGAGAAGGGCTAAATGGCATGATGCAGGATTTGCTAGCAACGTTTCTATTACTAGGATGTTTATCACTCATTATTGCGGTTCGTCTTCACTTTAATCTCGACTTACCGATTCATTCACTGTTCTCACAGCCAGCCTGA
- a CDS encoding stage II sporulation protein M — translation MDGQRWLARQEPQWRRYESLLQKAEKRGLKTLTGREVQELSGLYRMVAADLARARARQLGTGVTDQLKQLTLRGYSQIYQGGRRPAWRSVWEFVCWGFPAVVQETWVFTVLATAVFLVGGLIGWWFTWRDPVFMHLIIPPRIIDIVQEDGQLWMGSIVGSEPLASSDIMQNNISVTFSTFAGGMLAGVGTLYILWINGLSIAAIATLVGQNKLAYPFWAFVFPHGALELPAIFLAGGAGLLLARAVVFPGRYKRLAALKLYGAQAIQLMFGVVPMLMIAGGIEGFFSPSPGIPAPIKYVAGLSLLWGLLLYLRRRPG, via the coding sequence ATGGATGGACAGCGGTGGCTAGCACGTCAGGAACCCCAGTGGCGGCGGTATGAAAGCTTGCTACAAAAGGCTGAAAAAAGAGGCCTGAAGACATTGACCGGTCGAGAAGTGCAAGAGCTCAGTGGTCTCTATCGGATGGTGGCTGCGGATTTAGCACGAGCACGGGCTCGACAATTAGGAACAGGGGTAACAGATCAGCTCAAGCAACTGACCTTGCGGGGGTATTCCCAAATTTATCAGGGGGGACGTCGACCGGCTTGGCGTTCCGTTTGGGAGTTCGTGTGCTGGGGCTTTCCCGCCGTGGTGCAAGAGACCTGGGTGTTTACGGTGCTGGCTACGGCCGTGTTTCTGGTCGGAGGCTTGATTGGCTGGTGGTTTACCTGGCGTGATCCAGTGTTTATGCATTTGATCATTCCTCCACGAATTATCGATATTGTCCAAGAGGATGGGCAACTCTGGATGGGATCTATTGTGGGGAGTGAACCCTTAGCGTCGAGCGATATTATGCAAAACAATATCAGCGTCACCTTCTCGACCTTTGCGGGAGGGATGTTGGCGGGGGTGGGCACCCTCTATATTCTGTGGATTAATGGACTCAGCATTGCTGCGATCGCAACCCTCGTCGGCCAAAATAAATTAGCTTATCCCTTCTGGGCCTTTGTTTTTCCCCATGGTGCTTTGGAACTGCCCGCGATTTTTCTGGCCGGGGGAGCTGGATTGTTACTCGCTAGGGCAGTGGTTTTTCCAGGACGATACAAACGGCTGGCAGCCTTAAAGCTGTATGGTGCACAAGCGATACAGCTCATGTTTGGTGTTGTGCCGATGCTGATGATTGCAGGGGGGATTGAAGGATTTTTCTCACCGTCGCCTGGAATCCCTGCACCAATTAAGTATGTTGCAGGTCTGAGTTTGTTGTGGGGGTTACTGCTGTATTTACGTCGTCGGCCAGGGTGA
- a CDS encoding iron-sulfur cluster assembly accessory protein, giving the protein MAEATQSQQRGIMMTDNALKHVLELREKQGTDLCLRVGVRGGGCSGMSYTMDFEDPKNIQESDEVFDYDSFKVVSDPKSMLYIYGLVLDYSDALIGGGFQFTNPNATQTCGCGTSFSA; this is encoded by the coding sequence ATGGCAGAAGCAACTCAGTCTCAACAACGCGGCATTATGATGACTGACAACGCCCTGAAGCATGTTCTGGAATTGCGAGAGAAGCAGGGAACCGATCTATGCTTACGCGTCGGTGTTCGGGGAGGTGGCTGTTCTGGTATGTCTTACACCATGGACTTTGAAGATCCGAAAAATATTCAGGAATCGGATGAAGTATTTGATTATGACAGCTTTAAAGTCGTATCCGATCCCAAGAGTATGCTGTATATTTATGGTTTGGTTCTCGACTACAGTGATGCCTTGATTGGCGGTGGGTTTCAATTCACTAATCCCAATGCGACGCAGACCTGCGGTTGTGGAACGTCTTTCTCTGCCTAG
- a CDS encoding M48 family metallopeptidase has product MTDTTLDDVFKEALDRYQAGEPAEDLIPVFKDICDRARKSSPAWTCLAWLYLLAGKHNSAYKAAQKAVKLNPQDPQARVNLVVAMLETGQKGVRKHIEIVQQIAMAVPELRDELKESFDDGLKRKPDWASLERVQTWVFEA; this is encoded by the coding sequence ATGACTGACACCACCCTTGACGATGTCTTTAAGGAAGCTTTAGATCGCTATCAAGCAGGAGAACCTGCTGAAGATTTAATTCCTGTATTTAAAGACATTTGCGATCGCGCCCGTAAGAGTAGTCCTGCATGGACCTGTCTAGCCTGGCTGTATCTGCTAGCGGGAAAGCATAATTCAGCCTATAAAGCAGCCCAAAAAGCCGTAAAGCTAAATCCGCAAGACCCGCAAGCGCGGGTTAACCTCGTGGTTGCCATGCTGGAAACAGGGCAAAAAGGGGTTCGCAAGCATATTGAAATTGTTCAGCAAATTGCGATGGCTGTGCCTGAATTGCGAGATGAGCTGAAAGAGAGTTTTGATGATGGCTTGAAGCGAAAGCCGGATTGGGCGAGTTTAGAGCGCGTTCAGACTTGGGTCTTTGAAGCTTAG
- a CDS encoding alpha/beta fold hydrolase translates to MTAALEQTPTAQYWQWQGWRIHYVQQGEQGPCVVLLHGFGASTDHWRKNIEVLSRYYRVWAVDMLGFGRSEKPDMDYTGDLWRTQMQAFCEEVIQEPVFIAGNSLGGYASLCFAVDCPKWTRGVVLLNCAGSFTEVEPKPELPAWRQQLQERRKTVMRSRPVINVMSYFLFNRMRKPDNIRKALSQVYKDQSAVTDRLVEEIYQPSLDKGARGVFAGVFKSPPGRKLDELLQSLDRPLFLLWGAADPWMTPQKAEKFQQFYPAADLVLVDAGHCPHDERPEVINAELHQWIQKQL, encoded by the coding sequence GTGACAGCTGCATTAGAACAGACGCCAACAGCCCAGTATTGGCAGTGGCAGGGATGGCGGATTCATTACGTACAACAAGGAGAGCAAGGACCCTGTGTGGTTCTGCTCCACGGCTTTGGTGCCTCTACAGACCACTGGCGCAAAAATATTGAAGTGCTCTCCCGCTACTACCGAGTGTGGGCCGTTGACATGTTGGGATTTGGCCGCTCTGAAAAACCGGATATGGATTACACCGGGGATTTATGGCGGACTCAGATGCAGGCCTTTTGTGAAGAGGTTATTCAAGAGCCGGTGTTTATTGCTGGAAATTCCTTAGGGGGCTATGCCAGTCTCTGTTTTGCGGTCGATTGCCCAAAATGGACCCGAGGGGTCGTGTTACTCAACTGTGCTGGATCGTTTACAGAAGTAGAGCCTAAACCTGAATTGCCAGCTTGGCGACAACAGCTGCAAGAGCGACGCAAAACCGTGATGCGATCGCGTCCGGTAATCAACGTCATGAGCTATTTCTTGTTTAACCGGATGCGTAAGCCAGACAATATCCGCAAAGCCTTGTCCCAAGTGTATAAGGATCAATCGGCAGTCACGGATCGCCTGGTCGAAGAAATCTATCAACCCTCCCTAGACAAAGGAGCCCGGGGCGTTTTTGCCGGTGTATTTAAATCACCACCCGGCCGCAAGCTTGATGAATTGCTACAAAGCTTGGACCGCCCCCTGTTTCTATTGTGGGGAGCAGCCGATCCATGGATGACGCCTCAAAAAGCAGAAAAATTCCAGCAGTTTTACCCTGCAGCTGACTTAGTTTTAGTCGATGCAGGGCATTGTCCCCATGATGAGCGTCCCGAAGTCATCAATGCTGAACTGCATCAGTGGATTCAGAAACAGCTATAA
- a CDS encoding bifunctional 2-polyprenyl-6-hydroxyphenol methylase/3-demethylubiquinol 3-O-methyltransferase UbiG — MSTQLKIKASDDRTVEQITEHYHIEKQLANQLRHSNKSERLEGSLYTKLYDALFSKVTHHSHHSRPTDASANTLIQQRIDFLQHFMANDAIFLEIGPGNCHLCREIAPHVQQVYAVDVATEITKDLALPKNVDLIISDGCSIPTDPSSIDLAYSHQLMEHLHPEDAYDQLKNIYTALKTGGTYVCVTPHHLSGPHDISKYFDEVATGFHLKEYSIVELAQLFQRAGFSKIRIYKVFKNRVLSLPVMFPISLVILALEKGVGLLPFPLRRTCAEKSLIFRTITIAGVK; from the coding sequence ATGAGCACACAGCTAAAAATAAAAGCTTCAGATGATAGAACCGTTGAGCAAATTACCGAGCATTATCACATCGAAAAACAGCTCGCTAATCAGCTTCGGCACTCCAATAAATCTGAGCGCCTAGAGGGGTCCCTCTACACCAAACTCTACGATGCTCTATTCTCGAAAGTTACCCATCATTCTCATCATTCTCGTCCCACCGATGCCAGCGCCAACACACTCATTCAGCAACGCATCGACTTTTTGCAGCACTTTATGGCCAACGACGCCATCTTTCTGGAAATCGGGCCAGGCAACTGTCATCTCTGCCGCGAAATCGCTCCCCATGTTCAGCAAGTCTATGCCGTTGATGTCGCCACAGAAATAACCAAAGACTTAGCCCTACCTAAAAACGTTGACTTAATTATTTCTGACGGCTGTAGCATTCCTACCGATCCTAGTAGTATTGATTTAGCCTATAGCCACCAGCTGATGGAGCACTTGCATCCCGAGGATGCCTATGACCAACTCAAGAATATTTACACTGCCCTAAAAACAGGCGGCACTTATGTCTGCGTGACCCCTCATCACCTATCGGGTCCCCACGACATCTCTAAGTATTTTGATGAAGTGGCTACAGGGTTCCATCTCAAAGAATATTCGATTGTTGAACTCGCCCAGCTTTTTCAACGAGCCGGGTTCTCCAAAATTCGGATTTATAAGGTTTTTAAAAATCGGGTGCTGTCTCTACCGGTGATGTTTCCGATCTCTTTAGTCATCTTGGCCCTCGAAAAGGGAGTAGGACTCCTCCCCTTTCCTCTAAGACGCACCTGCGCTGAAAAGTCTCTGATTTTCAGGACAATCACCATTGCTGGGGTCAAATAA